The window GTTTTGGCTCCACCCTGTCTCGCTTTTGATGCAACAAAAACTTGTGATTATGATCACCTTGCATAAAGAGTGTCTCGTTAGCAACCCATCGGCTTTAATGGATTTTAGTTGCTCAATCGTTCAGACTTACAAACAGGCAAAGAATGGTGTTCTGATTTAGGAACATCCTTGTACTCTTAAGCCATGACAGCTTCTAGTAAACTCGTAGAAGCCAGATAGATTGGCGACCCTTAGAACTTTTGTGAGGAGATGCGACCCGCCAACTGCCGATGGAACGATCAAACGGGTTCCGAGTATATGCTTATACATTTATCATAATCAACCTCTACGGGAATGACCTTGTGAGTTATTTTCGGCGACGGGCACCGAGGTAGAATTTAAATATCACGAAATATTACTTAACACTTGAGGCCGTTATGGAAGCGAACGTGGAAATCTACACTTGGAGCCGTTGCCCCTTCTGCATCCGTGCTAAGGCTTTATTAAAGCAAAAAGGCGTGAATTTCACCGAATATTGCATTGATGGGGATGAGGTGGCACGCGCCAAAATGGCTGTGCGAGCCAATGGACGCCGTTCGTTGCCGCAAATTTTCATTAATGACCAACACATCGGCGGTTGTGATGATATTTACGATTTGGAATTTCAAGGTAAATTAGACCTCCTGTTAAAGGGAGACGCTGCCGCTAGCTGACGAACCCAATCCGAGTGAGCAATTCTCCTGGTAAGTCGTTAAGCTAGCTGTTCTAA of the Allocoleopsis franciscana PCC 7113 genome contains:
- the grxC gene encoding glutaredoxin 3 encodes the protein MEANVEIYTWSRCPFCIRAKALLKQKGVNFTEYCIDGDEVARAKMAVRANGRRSLPQIFINDQHIGGCDDIYDLEFQGKLDLLLKGDAAAS